A region from the Ciconia boyciana chromosome 1, ASM3463844v1, whole genome shotgun sequence genome encodes:
- the CHORDC1 gene encoding cysteine and histidine-rich domain-containing protein 1 has protein sequence MSLLCYNRGCGQRFDPETNTEDSCTYHPGVPVFHDALKGWSCCKRRTTDFSDFLSIVGCTKGPHNSEKPPEPVKPEVKTTSERKELAELKPKFQEHIIQAPKPLETIKRPSPDEPMTNLQLKVSASLKQALDKLKLSSENEEKKEEDNDEIKIGTACKNAGCSKTYEGPHSTEEVCIYHSGVPIFHEGMKYWSCCKRKTSDFNTFLAQEGCTTGTHVWTKKDAGKKVVPCRHDWHQTGGEVTISVYAKNSLPDLSYVEANSTMLNIHIVFEGEKEFHRSVKLWGVIDVKRSYVNMTATKIELTMRKAEPLLWASLELPVSNTQQKKENSDQ, from the exons ATTCATGCACATATCATCCAGGTGTGCCAGTCTTCCATGATGCTCTCAAA GGTTGGTCATGTTGTAAGAGAAGAACAACAGACTTTTCTGACTTCTTAAGCATTGTG GGCTGTACAAAGGGTCCCCATAACAGTGAGAAACCTCCTGAGCCTGTTAAACCGGAAGTCAAAACTACCTCTGAACGAAAGGAGCTAGCTGAACTGAAACCCAAATTTCAAGAACACATAATTCAGGCACCAAAACCATTGGAAACAATTAAAAGGCCAAG CCCAGACGAGCCAATGACAAATTTGCAGCTGAAAGTGTCAGCTTCCTTGAAGCAAGCGCTAGATAAACTGAAACTGTCATCAGAAAACgaagagaaaaaag AGGAAGACAATGATGAAATCAAGATTGGGACGGCATGTAAAAATGCAGGCTGTTCAAAA ACATACGAAGGACCACACAGCACAGAAGAAGTATGTATATACCATTCTGGTGTACCTATATTCCATGAAGG GATGAAGTATTGGAGCTgttgtaaaaggaaaacatctgacTTCAATACATTTTTAGCTCAAGAAGGCTGCACAACAGGAACACATGTATGGACTAAAAAGGATGCG GGAAAGAAAGTAGTTCCATGCAGGCATGATTGGCACCAGACTGGAGGAGAAGTGACTATTTCTGTATATGCTAAAAACTCTCTTCCTGATCTGAGCTATGTAGAAGCAAATAGCACAATG ttAAATATCCATATTGtatttgaaggagaaaaggaatttCATCGCAGTGTGAAATTATGGGGA GTAATTGATGTAAAGAGGAGTTACGTGAACATGACGGCTACAAAGATTGAGCTTACTATGAGAAAAGCAGAGCCTCTATTATGGGCAAGTCTTGAATTACCAGTATccaacacacaacaaaaaaaagagaattcagaTCAATAA